A single genomic interval of Acetobacteraceae bacterium harbors:
- a CDS encoding YigZ family protein: MTCRVADDAQKWRLCALIQIEMTVKKSLFRAYAAPVASEDEAMAFIESHRVPDATHNCWAWLVSPRYRMFDDGEPGGTAGRPILTAIEGQGFENVVVLVIRWFGGIKLGAGGLIRAYGGTASQRLRAGDATIWVKKTRIVCRIPFNIFPIIQARLADWEADSLEQTFEADGVRICLAVPDALLAEVTTIMSDLTRGDIAFTYPE, from the coding sequence ATGACGTGCCGCGTGGCGGATGACGCGCAGAAATGGCGTTTATGCGCGCTGATACAAATCGAGATGACGGTCAAGAAAAGCCTTTTCCGCGCCTATGCCGCTCCGGTGGCGTCAGAGGATGAGGCGATGGCATTTATCGAGTCCCATCGTGTGCCCGACGCCACGCATAATTGCTGGGCATGGTTGGTCTCGCCACGTTACCGGATGTTCGATGATGGTGAACCAGGTGGGACAGCGGGCCGCCCGATCCTGACCGCGATTGAGGGGCAGGGTTTTGAAAATGTAGTGGTCCTCGTCATACGCTGGTTCGGGGGCATCAAGCTTGGCGCCGGTGGATTGATACGGGCTTATGGCGGGACGGCGTCTCAGCGCCTGCGTGCGGGGGACGCCACGATCTGGGTGAAAAAAACGCGCATCGTGTGTCGCATCCCTTTCAATATTTTCCCTATCATCCAGGCACGTCTGGCAGATTGGGAGGCTGACAGCCTGGAGCAGACGTTCGAAGCTGACGGTGTCAGAATCTGCCTCGCAGTGCCGGATGCCCTCCTTGCGGAGGTGACGACAATCATGAGCGACCTGACCCGCGGCGATATCGCCTTCACTTACCCCGAATAG